Proteins encoded together in one Lutra lutra chromosome 4, mLutLut1.2, whole genome shotgun sequence window:
- the LUZP1 gene encoding leucine zipper protein 1 — MAELTSYKDTASSRHLRFKLQSLSRRLDELEEATKNLQKAEDELLDLQDKVIQAEGSNSSMLAEIEVLRQRVLRIEGKDEEIKRAEDLCRLMKEKLEEEENLTRELKSEIERLQKRMAELEKLEEAFGRSKTDCTQLCLSLNEERNLTKKISSELEMLRVKVKELECSEDRLDKTEQSLVSELEKLKSLTLSFVSERKYLNEKEKENEKLIRELTQKLEQNKKLNRDYTRNASNLLERNDLRIEDGICSTLPCKESRRKGALDYLKQVENETRNKSENEKNRNQEDNKVKDLNQEIEKLKTQIKHFEFLEEELKKMRAKNNDLQDNYLSEQNKNKLLASQLEEIKLQIKKQKELENGEVEGDEAFLSGKGRHERTKLRGHGTEAPVSKHTARELSPQHKRERHRNREFALNNDNYSLGNRQVSSPSFTNRRAAKASNAGAAADSGTQETRRTEERYASGSSQSEGRKAREQPSVLSRYPPAAQEHSKVWKGAPKPGAESGLKGKVEKTTRTFSDNTTHGSVPSDVPGRGDKASDTSMEAPFGKRGQVPGNGSPLNQAADCGSPKGIGSLASSRRSSSEGLCKGKKAAGGPEADGSSPNSKPPLLSKYPYSSRSQENILQSFSTPNKEGIDQPVAVVMEDSSQHEALRCRVLKSGGREKADSDDDGDAASLVTAKLVNTTITPEPEPKHQPSSREKAKSRGGLRTSLFENDKDVGTENESGKAVRASTNAVEFPDANGAGVKSQRPFSPREALRSRAIIKPVIIDKDVKKIMGGSGTEAAMEKQKSTSKPGPNKVTSSITIYPSDSSSPRSSPGEAPRERHTSTSNIQVGPAELTAVSNHVSSPFELSIHKHDIALQFTEAERTADGPPKNRPETVVSRSSIIIKPSDPSERNSHTPPAETIRWKSHSAPSEVGSADARHVTVRNAWKSRRDLNSSEDPPARVGRNVEAANAYTQRAATDCSDLGQPRSYVCEQGAQRAGNSGDAPELASRRTQSSLTVSEVLSRRNRVGDAAAGAAWNHVAGMEDGDDCTPGVHRRPHNPLERCELPAKPGPSESGRARAEERLRPARPCAEDN; from the exons ATGGCTGAACTTACAAGCTACAAGGATACCGCCTCCAGCCGCCACCTGCGGTTTAAGCTACAGAGTCTAAGCCGCCGTCTCGATGAGCTGGAGGAAGCCACAAAAAACCTCCAGAAAGCAGAGGATGAGCTCCTGGACCTCCAGGACAAGGTGATTCAGGCGGAAGGCAGCAACTCCAGCATGCTGGCGGAGATCGAAGTGCTGCGCCAGCGAGTGCTGAGAATCGAGGGcaaagatgaggaaatcaagagaGCGGAGGACCTGTGTCGGCTGATGAAggagaagctggaagaggaagaaaacctcACCCGGGAGCTGAAGTCTGAGATCGAGCGGCTTCAGAAACGAATGGCCGAGctggagaagctggaggaggccTTCGGCAGGAGCAAGACCGACTGCACCCAGCTCTGTCTGAGTCTGAATGAGGAGAGGAACCTGACCAAGAAGATCTCCTCCGAGCTGGAAATGCTCAGGGTCAAAGTGAAAGAGCTGGAATGTTCCGAGGACCGCCTGGATAAAACGGAGCAGAGTTTAGTGTCAGAGTTAGAAAAGCTGAAGTCGTTGACTCTGAGCTTTGTGAGTGAGAGAAAATACttgaatgaaaaggagaaagaaaacgaGAAGCTGATCAGAGAGCTCACCCAGAAACTGGAGCAGAACAAAAAATTGAACCGAGATTATACCAGGAACGCTTCTAATCTTCTGGAAAGGAACGACCTGCGGATTGAGGACGGGATCTGCTCCACGCTGCCGTGCAAAGAATCAAGGAGGAAGGGCGCTCTGGACTATCTAAAGCAGGTAGAGAACGAAACCAGAAACAAATCCGAAAACGAGAAGAACCGAAATCAGGAAGACAACAAAGTGAAAGACCTTAACCAAGAGATTGAGAAACTTAAGACACAGAtcaaacattttgaatttttggaAGAAGAGCTTAAGAAAATGAGGGCCAAAAATAATGATCTTCAGGATAATTACCTAAGtgaacaaaataagaacaaactCTTGGCCAGCCAGCTGGAGGAGATAAAGctacaaatcaagaaacagaaagagttAGAGAACGGGGAGGTGGAAGGGGACGAGGCTTTCCTGTCCGGCAAAGGCAGGCACGAGAGGACTAAGTTGAGAGGCCACGGGACTGAGGCACCTGTGTCCAAGCACACGGCCCGGGAACTGTCCCCTCAGCACAAGCGGGAGAGGCATCGCAACAGGGAGTTTGCTCTCAACAACGACAACTATTCTCTGGGCAACAGGCAGGTCTCCTCTCCTAGTTTCACCAACAGGAGGGCCGCCAAAGCTTCCAACGCGGGGGCGGCTGCGGACAGTGGGACTCAGGAGACGAGGAGGACAGAAGAGCGATACGCGTCGGGCTCTTCTCAGAGTGAAGGCAGGAAGGCCAGGGAGCAGCCGTCGGTGCTGAGCCGCTACCCGCCCGCGGCGCAGGAGCACAGCAAGGTTTGGAAGGGCGCTCCCAAGCCAGGAGCGGAGAGTGGGTTGAAGGGAAAAGTGGAGAAGACAACACGAACGTTTAGTGACAATACCACCCATGGGTCTGTTCCCAGTGATGTACCGGGTAGAGGTGACAAGGCTTCTGACACCTCCATGGAGGCCCCCTTTGGCAAGAGGGGGCAGGTACCCGGCAACGGAAGTCCGTTAAATCAGGCTGCAGACTGCGGCAGTCCTAAGGGGATTGGATCCCTGGCCTCGTCTCGGAGATCTTCCTCAGAAGGGCTCTGCAAGGGCAAAAAGGCTGCCGGTGGCCCAGAGGCTGATGGCAGTTCCCCAAATTCTAAGCCTCCGCTCTTATCAAAATATCCCTATAGCTCCAGAAGCCAAGAGAACATCCTTCAGAGCTTTTCAACCCCAAATAAAGAAGGCATCGATCAACCCGTAGCCGTTGTGATGGAAGACAGCAGTCAGCATGAGGCCCTGAGGTGCCGAGTCCTCAAATCCggtggcagagagaaggcagactcCGATGATGATGGGGATGCGGCCTCTCTGGTTACTGCCAAGTTGGTAAACACAACCATCACTCCGGAGCCGGAGCCCAAACACCAGCCCAGCTCGAGGGAAAAAGCCAAATCGCGAGGAGGACTTAGAACCTCCCTGTTTGAGAATGATAAAGATGTCGGGACAGAAAATGAATCTGGGAAGGCTGTCAGAGCCTCCACCAATGCCGTCGAGTTCCCAGATGCCAACGGTGCTGGGGTCAAAAGCCAACGGCCCTTCAGCCCCAGAGAGGCCTTGCGGTCCAGAGCCATCATCAAACCCGTCATCATTGATAAGgatgtgaaaaaaattatgggaGGATCTGGAACCGAGGCTGCCATGGAGAAGCAGAAATCCACCTCCAAACCAGGCCCCAACAAGGTGACGAGCAGCATCACTATTTACCCCTCTGACAGCAGCAGCCCTCGATCTAGCCCGGGCGAGGCCCCCCGGGAGAGGCACACATCCACCAGCAACATCCAGGTTGGGCCGGCAGAGCTCACGGCGGTCAGCAACCACGTCAGCTCCCCCTTCGAGCTCTCCATTCACAAACATGACATCGCCCTGCAGTTCACGGAAGCTGAAAGGACGGCAGATGGGCCCCCGAAGAACAGGCCGGAAACCGTGGTGTCTCGGAGCAGCATTATAATCAAGCCGTCGGATCCCTCGGAGAGGAACAGCCACACACCCCCAGCGGAGACAATCAGGTGGAAAAGCCATAGCGCCCCTTCCGAAGTGGGCTCTGCGGACGCCAGACACGTCACGGTGCGCAACGCCTGGAAGAGCAGGCGGGACTTGAACTCCTCAGAGGACCCCCCAGCCCGAGTAGGGAGAAACGTGGAAGCTGCCAATGCCTACACCCAGAGGGCCGCCACGGACTGCTCGGACCTCGGACAGCCCAGGTCGTACGTCTGTGAGCAGGGCGCTCAAAGGGCAGGAAATTCAGGGGACGCCCCCGAGCTCGCCTCCAGAAGGACCCAGAGTAGCCTCACCGTGTCCGAGGTGCTCAGTCGTCGGAATCGGGTGGGAGATGCTGCCGCCGGGGCAGCCTGGAACCACGTGGCAGGCATG GAGGACGGGGACGACTGCACACCCGGTGTCCACAGGCGACCGCACAACCCCCTGGAGCGGTGTGAGCTGCCTGCGAAGCCGGGGCCATCAGAGTCGGGCCGAGCCCGGGCCGAGGAGCGGTTACGGCCAGCCCGGCCCTGCGCCGAGGACAACTGA